A single region of the Polyangiaceae bacterium genome encodes:
- a CDS encoding 3',5'-cyclic-nucleotide phosphodiesterase: MELRVVGCHGGETPNHRTSAFVIDERMALDAGSLTAGLDLRLQFRLGAVLVSHAHLDHIRDLATIADNRCQAECEPLVVAATKGTISALKKHFFNNLIWPDFSQIPTKAHPTIKFVELKPEKPTMVGDYEVQSVMVDHTIESAGFIVRGPDATIAYSGDTGPTNRFWELLRREERLKALLMEVSFPNREQKLATVSGHHTPRTLAQDLKKYGAPKDLPTLLYHIKPVFQSEVEQECAKLKGVNLTVLGLDDQFVL; encoded by the coding sequence ATGGAGCTGCGCGTCGTAGGCTGCCATGGCGGCGAGACGCCGAATCATCGCACGAGCGCCTTCGTGATCGACGAACGCATGGCCCTGGACGCTGGCTCTCTGACCGCGGGTCTGGACCTGCGACTGCAGTTCCGCCTCGGGGCGGTGCTCGTCAGCCACGCGCATCTGGACCACATCCGCGATCTCGCCACGATAGCGGACAATCGCTGTCAGGCCGAGTGCGAGCCTTTGGTCGTGGCGGCGACCAAGGGCACGATTTCGGCGCTGAAGAAGCACTTCTTCAACAACCTGATTTGGCCAGACTTCTCGCAAATCCCGACGAAGGCACATCCCACGATCAAGTTCGTCGAGCTCAAGCCCGAGAAACCCACCATGGTTGGCGACTATGAAGTGCAGAGCGTGATGGTCGATCACACCATCGAAAGCGCCGGCTTCATCGTTCGGGGACCGGACGCGACCATCGCGTACAGCGGGGACACGGGCCCCACGAATCGTTTCTGGGAGCTACTTCGGCGTGAGGAGCGTCTCAAGGCGCTGCTCATGGAGGTGAGCTTTCCGAATCGCGAGCAGAAGCTCGCCACGGTCAGTGGGCATCACACGCCGCGCACGCTGGCTCAGGATCTCAAGAAGTACGGCGCTCCCAAGGATCTGCCGACGTTGCTCTATCACATCAAGCCTGTGTTCCAGTCCGAGGTGGAGCAGGAGTGCGCCAAGCTCAAGGGCGTGAACCTGACCGTGCTCGGGCTCGACGATCAGTTCGTGCTCTGA